The Bubalus kerabau isolate K-KA32 ecotype Philippines breed swamp buffalo chromosome X, PCC_UOA_SB_1v2, whole genome shotgun sequence genome has a segment encoding these proteins:
- the IDH3G gene encoding isocitrate dehydrogenase [NAD] subunit gamma, mitochondrial isoform X1, producing MALKVATAAGGAVKAALRPALLWRPWEWKLQSHTACLGKVGVPTSPARSSADPGQLDNNHWHLGSLCQVLGSHEAPRRSFSPPSAKYGGRHTVTMIPGDGIGPELMLHVKSVFRHACVPVDFEEVHVSSTADEEDIRNAIMAIRRNRVALKGNIETNHNLPPSHKSRNNILRTSLDLYANVIHCKSLPGVVTRHRDIDILIVRENTEGEYSSLEHESVAGVVESLKIITKAKSLRIAEYAFQLAQESGRKKVTAVHKANIMKLGDGLFLQCCREVAARYPQITFENMIVDNTTMQLVSRPQQFDVMVMPNLYGNIVNNVCAGLVGGPGLVAGANYGHVYAVFETATRNTGKSIANKNIANPTATLLASCMMLDHLKLHSYATSIRKAVLASMDNENMHTPDIGGQGTTSEAIQDIIRHIRVINGRAVEA from the exons ATGGCGCTGAAGGTGGCGACGGCCGCGGGCGGCGCTGTGAAGGCAGCGCTCAGGCCGGCCCTCCTCTGGCGTCcttgggag TGGAAGCTCCAGAGCCACACGGCCTGTCTGGGCAAGGTGGGGGTGCCCACCTCCCCTGCCAGGAGCTCGGCTGACCCTGGCCAACTTGACAACAACCACTGGCATCTGGGTTCTCTCTGCCAGGTTCTAGGTTCCCACGAGGCCCCCCGGAGGAGCTTCTCA CCCCCGTCGGCGAAGTATGGTGGGCGGCACACGGTGACCATGATCCCGGGAGATGGCATTGGGCCAGAGCTCATGCTGCACGTCAAGTCAGTGTTCAG GCATGCATGTGTGCCTGTGGACTTTGAAGAGGTGCACGTGAGCTCCACCGCGGACGAGGAGGACATCCGCAATGCCATCATGGCCATCCGTCGGAACCGCGTAGCCCTGAAGG GCAACATTGAAACAAACCACAACCTGCCCCCATCCCACAAATCGCGAAACAACATCCTTCG CACCAGCCTGGACCTCTACGCCAACGTCATCCACTGTAAGAGCCTGCCAGGTGTGGTGACCCGGCATCGGGACATTGATATCCTCATTGTCCGGGAGAACACAGAGGGCGAGTACAGCAGCCTGGAACATGAG AGTGTGGCGGGCGTGGTGGAGAGCCTGAAGATCATCACCAAGGCCAAGTCCCTGCGCATTGCTGAGTACGCCTTCCAACTGGCCCAGGAGAGCGGGCGCAAGAAAGTGACAGCCGTGCACAAGGCCAACATCAT GAAACTGGGCGATGGGCTCTTCCTCCAGTGCTGCAGGGAAGTGGCAGCCCGCTACCCCCAGATCACCTTTGAGAATATGATCGTGGACAACACCACCATGCAG cTGGTGTCCCGGCCCCAGCAGTTTGATGTCATGGTGATGCCCAATCTCTATGGCAACATCGTCAACAACGTCTGTGCTGGGCTAGTTGGGGGCCCCGGCCTTGTGGCTGGGGCCAACTATGGCCATGTGTATGCCGTGTTTGAGACG GCTACAAGGAACACAGGGAAGAGTATTGCCAATAAGAACATTGCCAACCCCACAGCTACGCTGCTGGCGAGTTGCATGATGCTCGACCACCTCAA GCTGCACTCCTATGCCACCTCCATCCGCAAGGCCGTCCTGGCATCCATGGACAATGAAAAC ATGCACACCCCAGACATCGGGGGCCAGGGCACCACGTCGGAAGCCATCCAGGACATCATCCGCCATATCCGCGTCATTAACGGCCGGGCCGTGGAGGCCTAG
- the PDZD4 gene encoding PDZ domain-containing protein 4 isoform X3 — translation MGCNMCVVQKPEEQYKVMLQEVELYKSSHRDKLGLMVCYRTDEEEDLGIYVGEVNPNSIAAKDGRIREGDRIIQINGMDVQNREEAVAILSQEENTNISLLVARPESQLAKRWKDSDRDDFLDDFGSENEDDLRVRKLKSPPAQQLGHEEEKGAPEAGPGLHNSQELDSGVGRTDESTRNEESSEHDLLGDEPLSTANTPGPLRKFGLQGDALQSRDFHFSMDSLLAEGAGLGGGDVPGLTDEEYERYRELLEIKCHLENGNPLGLPFPRAAASHGALDVNRNESVGHELAVLEEELRHLEFKCRNILRAQKMQQLRERCMKAWLLEEESLYDLAAGEPKKHELSDISELPEKSDKDSTSAYNTGESCRSTPLLAEPLPESPLRRVAAVAGNSNLNRTPSGAPGAAQPKAAAPPPVGSPAKFRSLSRDPDVGRRQHSAEERVRHGPKTGVALERVGPEGSPYLSRRHRGPGQEGEHYHSCLQLAAPRGLEDLGPGPLSVAAGPRVGGGAAAVGPEAPRMEWKVKVRSDGTRYVAKRPVRDRLLKARALKIREERSGMTTDDDAVSEMKMGRYWSKEERKQHLIRAREQRKRREFMMQSRLECLREQQNGDSKAELNIIALSHRKTMKKRNKKILDNWITIQEMLAHGTRSADGKRVYNPLLSVTTV, via the exons GAGGTAGAGCTGTATAAAAGCAGCCACCGGGACAAGCTGGGCCTGATGGTCTGCTACCGCACAGATGAGGAGGAGGACCTGGGCATCTATGTGGGAGAG GTGAATCCCAACAGCATCGCAGCCAAAGATGGCCGGATCCGTGAGGGAGACCGTATCATCCAG ATAAACGGCATGGATGTCCAGAACCGGGAGGAAGCGGTGGCCATCCTGAGTCAGGAGGAGAACACCAACATCTCCTTGCTGGTGGCCCGGCCCGAGAGCCAG CTGGCAAAGCGCTGGAAGGACAGCGACCGGGATGACTTCCTGGATGACTTTGGCTCTGAGAATGAGGATGACCTGCGGGTGAGGAAGCTGAAATCCCCCCCGGCCCAGCAG CTTGGACACGAAGAGGAAAAAGGGGCCCCCGAGGCGGGCCCAGGCCTGCACAACAGCCAGGAGCTGGACAGTGGGGTGGGCCGGACAGACGAGAGCACCCGCAACGAGGAGAGCTCCGAGCACGACCTGCTGGGGGACGAGCCCCTGAGCACTGCCAACACGCCTGGGCCCTTGCGCAAGTTCGGCCTGCAAGGGGACGCCCTACAGAGCCGTGACTTCCACTTCAGCATGGACTCCCTGCTGGCTGAGGGCGCGGGGCTGGGCGGCGGTGATGTGCCGGGCCTCACGGACGAGGAGTATGAGCGCTACCGTGAGCTGCTGGAGATCAAGTGTCAcctggagaatggcaacccactgggcTTGCCCTTCCCCCGGGCTGCGGCCAGCCACGGCGCCCTGGATGTCAATCGCAATGAGAGTGTGGGCCATGAGCTGGCCGTGCTGGAGGAGGAGCTGCGGCACCTGGAGTTCAAGTGCCGCAACATCCTGCGGGCACAGAAGATGCAGCAGCTGCGGGAGCGCTGCATGAAGGCCTGGCTGCTGGAGGAGGAGAGCCTGTACGACCTGGCGGCCGGCGAGCCCAAGAAGCACGAGCTGTCTGACATTTCCGAGCTGCCCGAGAAGTCAGACAAGGACAGCACCAGCGCCTACAACACAGGCGAGAGCTGCCGCAGCACCCCACTGCTGGCCGAGCCCCTGCCTGAGAGCCCCCTGCGGCGGGTGGCAGCAGTGGCGGGCAACTCCAACCTCAACCGGACCCCCTCGGGAGCCCCTGGCGCCGCCCAGCCCAAGGCTGCTGCCCCCCCTCCCGTGGGGAGCCCCGCCAAGTTCCGATCCCTCTCCCGGGATCCCGATGTGGGCCGGAGACAGCACTCGGCTGAAGAGCGGGTCCGCCATGGACCCAAGACAGGGGTGGCCCTGGAGCGCGTGGGCCCCGAAGGCAGCCCCTACCTGTCGCGGCGCCACCGCGGCCCAGGCCAGGAGGGCGAGCACTATCACAGCTGCCTGCAGCTGGCCGCCCCACGCGGCCTCGAAGACCTGGGCCCCGGCCCCTTGAGTGTGGCCGCTGGCCCCCGGGTGGGTGGAGGGGCCGCGGCTGTGGGCCCTGAAGCACCCCGCATGGAGTGGAAGGTCAAAGTGCGCAGCGATGGGACCCGCTACGTGGCCAAGCGACCCGTGCGTGACCGCCTCCTGAAAGCCCGGGCCCTGAAGATCCGCGAGGAGCGCAGTGGCATGACCACCGATGATGATGCGGTGAGCGAGATGAAGATGGGCCGCTACTGGAGCAAGGAAGAGCGGAAGCAGCACCTGATCCGGGCCCGGGAGCAGCGGAAGCGGCGCGAGTTCATGATGCAGAGCCGGCTGGAGTGCCTTCGGGAGCAGCAGAACGGAGACAGCAAGGCTGAGCTCAACATCATTGCCCTGAGCCACCGCAAGACCATGAAGAAGCGAAACAAGAAGATCCTGGACAACTGGATCACCATCCAGGAGATGCTGGCCCACGGCACACGTTCGGCCGACGGCAAGCGGGTCTACAACCCTCTGCTCTCGGTCACCACCGTGTGA
- the SSR4 gene encoding translocon-associated protein subunit delta isoform X2, which produces MAALASLGALALLLLSGLSCCSEACVEPQITPSYYTTSDAVISTETVFIVEISLTCKNRVQNMALYADVSGKQFPVTRGQDVGRYQVSWSLDHKSAHAGTYEVRFFDEESYSLLRKAQRNNEDVSVIPPLFTVSVDHRGAWNGPWVSTEVLAAAIGLVIYYLAFSAKSHIQA; this is translated from the exons ATGGCGGCGCTGGCATCTCTCGGCGCCCTGGCGCTACTGCTGCTGTCCGGTCTCTCCTGCTGCTCAG AGGCCTGTGTGGAGCCCCAGATCACCCCTTCCTACTATACCACCTCGGATGCTGTCATTTCTACTGAGACTGTCTTCATCGTGGAGATCTCCTTGACTTGCAAGAACAGGGTTCAG AACATGGCTCTCTATGCTGACGTCAGCGGAAAACAATTTCCTGTCACCCGGGGCCAGGACGTGGGACGTTACCAG GTGTCCTGGAGCCTAGATCACAAGAGTGCCCACGCGGGCACCTATGAGGTCCGGTTCTTTGATGAGGAGTCCTATAGCCTCCTAAGGAAG GCTCAGAGAAACAACGAGGACGTTTCTGTCATCCCGCCTCTATTCACGGTCAGCGTGGACCATCGG GGTGCCTGGAACGGGCCCTGGGTCTCCACTGAAGTCCTGGCCGCAGCCATCGGACTAGTGATCTACTACCTGGCCTTCAGCGCCAAGAGCCACATCCAGGCCTGA
- the PDZD4 gene encoding PDZ domain-containing protein 4 isoform X2, which translates to MGCNMCVVQKPEEQYKVMLQVNGKELSKLSQEQTLEALRASKEPLVIQVLRRSPRLRGDGSCHDLQLVDSGTQTDITFEHIMALGKLRPPTPPMVILEPPPISHEYYDPAEFMEGGPQEADRMDELEYEEVELYKSSHRDKLGLMVCYRTDEEEDLGIYVGEVNPNSIAAKDGRIREGDRIIQINGMDVQNREEAVAILSQEENTNISLLVARPESQLAKRWKDSDRDDFLDDFGSENEDDLRVRKLKSPPAQQLGHEEEKGAPEAGPGLHNSQELDSGVGRTDESTRNEESSEHDLLGDEPLSTANTPGPLRKFGLQGDALQSRDFHFSMDSLLAEGAGLGGGDVPGLTDEEYERYRELLEIKCHLENGNPLGLPFPRAAASHGALDVNRNESVGHELAVLEEELRHLEFKCRNILRAQKMQQLRERCMKAWLLEEESLYDLAAGEPKKHELSDISELPEKSDKDSTSAYNTGESCRSTPLLAEPLPESPLRRVAAVAGNSNLNRTPSGAPGAAQPKAAAPPPVGSPAKFRSLSRDPDVGRRQHSAEERVRHGPKTGVALERVGPEGSPYLSRRHRGPGQEGEHYHSCLQLAAPRGLEDLGPGPLSVAAGPRVGGGAAAVGPEAPRMEWKVKVRSDGTRYVAKRPVRDRLLKARALKIREERSGMTTDDDAVSEMKMGRYWSKEERKQHLIRAREQRKRREFMMQSRLECLREQQNGDSKAELNIIALSHRKTMKKRNKKILDNWITIQEMLAHGTRSADGKRVYNPLLSVTTV; encoded by the exons GTGAACGGGAAGGAGCTCTCCAAGCTGTCTCAGGAGCAGACCCTGGAGGCCCTGCGTGCCTCCAAGGAGCCCCTGGTGATCCAGGTGCTGAGACGCAGTCCCCGCCTCCGGGGGGATGGCTCCTGCCACGACCTGCAGCTGGTGGACAGTGGCACTCAGACGGACATCACCTTCGAGCATATCATGGCACTGGGCAAGCTGCGCCCACCCACCCCGCCCATGGTCATCCTGGAGCC CCCCCCCATCAGTCATGAGTATTATGACCCAGCGGAGTTCATGGAGGGCGGCCCGCAGGAGGCAGACCGGATGGATGAGCTGGAGTACGAG GAGGTAGAGCTGTATAAAAGCAGCCACCGGGACAAGCTGGGCCTGATGGTCTGCTACCGCACAGATGAGGAGGAGGACCTGGGCATCTATGTGGGAGAG GTGAATCCCAACAGCATCGCAGCCAAAGATGGCCGGATCCGTGAGGGAGACCGTATCATCCAG ATAAACGGCATGGATGTCCAGAACCGGGAGGAAGCGGTGGCCATCCTGAGTCAGGAGGAGAACACCAACATCTCCTTGCTGGTGGCCCGGCCCGAGAGCCAG CTGGCAAAGCGCTGGAAGGACAGCGACCGGGATGACTTCCTGGATGACTTTGGCTCTGAGAATGAGGATGACCTGCGGGTGAGGAAGCTGAAATCCCCCCCGGCCCAGCAG CTTGGACACGAAGAGGAAAAAGGGGCCCCCGAGGCGGGCCCAGGCCTGCACAACAGCCAGGAGCTGGACAGTGGGGTGGGCCGGACAGACGAGAGCACCCGCAACGAGGAGAGCTCCGAGCACGACCTGCTGGGGGACGAGCCCCTGAGCACTGCCAACACGCCTGGGCCCTTGCGCAAGTTCGGCCTGCAAGGGGACGCCCTACAGAGCCGTGACTTCCACTTCAGCATGGACTCCCTGCTGGCTGAGGGCGCGGGGCTGGGCGGCGGTGATGTGCCGGGCCTCACGGACGAGGAGTATGAGCGCTACCGTGAGCTGCTGGAGATCAAGTGTCAcctggagaatggcaacccactgggcTTGCCCTTCCCCCGGGCTGCGGCCAGCCACGGCGCCCTGGATGTCAATCGCAATGAGAGTGTGGGCCATGAGCTGGCCGTGCTGGAGGAGGAGCTGCGGCACCTGGAGTTCAAGTGCCGCAACATCCTGCGGGCACAGAAGATGCAGCAGCTGCGGGAGCGCTGCATGAAGGCCTGGCTGCTGGAGGAGGAGAGCCTGTACGACCTGGCGGCCGGCGAGCCCAAGAAGCACGAGCTGTCTGACATTTCCGAGCTGCCCGAGAAGTCAGACAAGGACAGCACCAGCGCCTACAACACAGGCGAGAGCTGCCGCAGCACCCCACTGCTGGCCGAGCCCCTGCCTGAGAGCCCCCTGCGGCGGGTGGCAGCAGTGGCGGGCAACTCCAACCTCAACCGGACCCCCTCGGGAGCCCCTGGCGCCGCCCAGCCCAAGGCTGCTGCCCCCCCTCCCGTGGGGAGCCCCGCCAAGTTCCGATCCCTCTCCCGGGATCCCGATGTGGGCCGGAGACAGCACTCGGCTGAAGAGCGGGTCCGCCATGGACCCAAGACAGGGGTGGCCCTGGAGCGCGTGGGCCCCGAAGGCAGCCCCTACCTGTCGCGGCGCCACCGCGGCCCAGGCCAGGAGGGCGAGCACTATCACAGCTGCCTGCAGCTGGCCGCCCCACGCGGCCTCGAAGACCTGGGCCCCGGCCCCTTGAGTGTGGCCGCTGGCCCCCGGGTGGGTGGAGGGGCCGCGGCTGTGGGCCCTGAAGCACCCCGCATGGAGTGGAAGGTCAAAGTGCGCAGCGATGGGACCCGCTACGTGGCCAAGCGACCCGTGCGTGACCGCCTCCTGAAAGCCCGGGCCCTGAAGATCCGCGAGGAGCGCAGTGGCATGACCACCGATGATGATGCGGTGAGCGAGATGAAGATGGGCCGCTACTGGAGCAAGGAAGAGCGGAAGCAGCACCTGATCCGGGCCCGGGAGCAGCGGAAGCGGCGCGAGTTCATGATGCAGAGCCGGCTGGAGTGCCTTCGGGAGCAGCAGAACGGAGACAGCAAGGCTGAGCTCAACATCATTGCCCTGAGCCACCGCAAGACCATGAAGAAGCGAAACAAGAAGATCCTGGACAACTGGATCACCATCCAGGAGATGCTGGCCCACGGCACACGTTCGGCCGACGGCAAGCGGGTCTACAACCCTCTGCTCTCGGTCACCACCGTGTGA
- the SSR4 gene encoding translocon-associated protein subunit delta isoform X1, whose translation MAALASLGALALLLLSGLSCCSAEACVEPQITPSYYTTSDAVISTETVFIVEISLTCKNRVQNMALYADVSGKQFPVTRGQDVGRYQVSWSLDHKSAHAGTYEVRFFDEESYSLLRKAQRNNEDVSVIPPLFTVSVDHRGAWNGPWVSTEVLAAAIGLVIYYLAFSAKSHIQA comes from the exons ATGGCGGCGCTGGCATCTCTCGGCGCCCTGGCGCTACTGCTGCTGTCCGGTCTCTCCTGCTGCTCAG CAGAGGCCTGTGTGGAGCCCCAGATCACCCCTTCCTACTATACCACCTCGGATGCTGTCATTTCTACTGAGACTGTCTTCATCGTGGAGATCTCCTTGACTTGCAAGAACAGGGTTCAG AACATGGCTCTCTATGCTGACGTCAGCGGAAAACAATTTCCTGTCACCCGGGGCCAGGACGTGGGACGTTACCAG GTGTCCTGGAGCCTAGATCACAAGAGTGCCCACGCGGGCACCTATGAGGTCCGGTTCTTTGATGAGGAGTCCTATAGCCTCCTAAGGAAG GCTCAGAGAAACAACGAGGACGTTTCTGTCATCCCGCCTCTATTCACGGTCAGCGTGGACCATCGG GGTGCCTGGAACGGGCCCTGGGTCTCCACTGAAGTCCTGGCCGCAGCCATCGGACTAGTGATCTACTACCTGGCCTTCAGCGCCAAGAGCCACATCCAGGCCTGA
- the IDH3G gene encoding isocitrate dehydrogenase [NAD] subunit gamma, mitochondrial isoform X2 gives MALKVATAAGGAVKAALRPALLWRPWEVLGSHEAPRRSFSPPSAKYGGRHTVTMIPGDGIGPELMLHVKSVFRHACVPVDFEEVHVSSTADEEDIRNAIMAIRRNRVALKGNIETNHNLPPSHKSRNNILRTSLDLYANVIHCKSLPGVVTRHRDIDILIVRENTEGEYSSLEHESVAGVVESLKIITKAKSLRIAEYAFQLAQESGRKKVTAVHKANIMKLGDGLFLQCCREVAARYPQITFENMIVDNTTMQLVSRPQQFDVMVMPNLYGNIVNNVCAGLVGGPGLVAGANYGHVYAVFETATRNTGKSIANKNIANPTATLLASCMMLDHLKLHSYATSIRKAVLASMDNENMHTPDIGGQGTTSEAIQDIIRHIRVINGRAVEA, from the exons ATGGCGCTGAAGGTGGCGACGGCCGCGGGCGGCGCTGTGAAGGCAGCGCTCAGGCCGGCCCTCCTCTGGCGTCcttgggag GTTCTAGGTTCCCACGAGGCCCCCCGGAGGAGCTTCTCA CCCCCGTCGGCGAAGTATGGTGGGCGGCACACGGTGACCATGATCCCGGGAGATGGCATTGGGCCAGAGCTCATGCTGCACGTCAAGTCAGTGTTCAG GCATGCATGTGTGCCTGTGGACTTTGAAGAGGTGCACGTGAGCTCCACCGCGGACGAGGAGGACATCCGCAATGCCATCATGGCCATCCGTCGGAACCGCGTAGCCCTGAAGG GCAACATTGAAACAAACCACAACCTGCCCCCATCCCACAAATCGCGAAACAACATCCTTCG CACCAGCCTGGACCTCTACGCCAACGTCATCCACTGTAAGAGCCTGCCAGGTGTGGTGACCCGGCATCGGGACATTGATATCCTCATTGTCCGGGAGAACACAGAGGGCGAGTACAGCAGCCTGGAACATGAG AGTGTGGCGGGCGTGGTGGAGAGCCTGAAGATCATCACCAAGGCCAAGTCCCTGCGCATTGCTGAGTACGCCTTCCAACTGGCCCAGGAGAGCGGGCGCAAGAAAGTGACAGCCGTGCACAAGGCCAACATCAT GAAACTGGGCGATGGGCTCTTCCTCCAGTGCTGCAGGGAAGTGGCAGCCCGCTACCCCCAGATCACCTTTGAGAATATGATCGTGGACAACACCACCATGCAG cTGGTGTCCCGGCCCCAGCAGTTTGATGTCATGGTGATGCCCAATCTCTATGGCAACATCGTCAACAACGTCTGTGCTGGGCTAGTTGGGGGCCCCGGCCTTGTGGCTGGGGCCAACTATGGCCATGTGTATGCCGTGTTTGAGACG GCTACAAGGAACACAGGGAAGAGTATTGCCAATAAGAACATTGCCAACCCCACAGCTACGCTGCTGGCGAGTTGCATGATGCTCGACCACCTCAA GCTGCACTCCTATGCCACCTCCATCCGCAAGGCCGTCCTGGCATCCATGGACAATGAAAAC ATGCACACCCCAGACATCGGGGGCCAGGGCACCACGTCGGAAGCCATCCAGGACATCATCCGCCATATCCGCGTCATTAACGGCCGGGCCGTGGAGGCCTAG
- the SSR4 gene encoding translocon-associated protein subunit delta isoform X3 yields the protein MAALASLGALALLLLSGLSCCSAEACVEPQITPSYYTTSDAVISTETVFIVEISLTCKNRVQNMALYADVSGKQFPVTRGQDVGRYQAQRNNEDVSVIPPLFTVSVDHRGAWNGPWVSTEVLAAAIGLVIYYLAFSAKSHIQA from the exons ATGGCGGCGCTGGCATCTCTCGGCGCCCTGGCGCTACTGCTGCTGTCCGGTCTCTCCTGCTGCTCAG CAGAGGCCTGTGTGGAGCCCCAGATCACCCCTTCCTACTATACCACCTCGGATGCTGTCATTTCTACTGAGACTGTCTTCATCGTGGAGATCTCCTTGACTTGCAAGAACAGGGTTCAG AACATGGCTCTCTATGCTGACGTCAGCGGAAAACAATTTCCTGTCACCCGGGGCCAGGACGTGGGACGTTACCAG GCTCAGAGAAACAACGAGGACGTTTCTGTCATCCCGCCTCTATTCACGGTCAGCGTGGACCATCGG GGTGCCTGGAACGGGCCCTGGGTCTCCACTGAAGTCCTGGCCGCAGCCATCGGACTAGTGATCTACTACCTGGCCTTCAGCGCCAAGAGCCACATCCAGGCCTGA
- the PDZD4 gene encoding PDZ domain-containing protein 4 isoform X1, whose amino-acid sequence MGCNMCVVQKPEEQYKVMLQVNGKELSKLSQEQTLEALRASKEPLVIQVLRRSPRLRGDGSCHDLQLVDSGTQTDITFEHIMALGKLRPPTPPMVILEPFVPSELPPISHEYYDPAEFMEGGPQEADRMDELEYEEVELYKSSHRDKLGLMVCYRTDEEEDLGIYVGEVNPNSIAAKDGRIREGDRIIQINGMDVQNREEAVAILSQEENTNISLLVARPESQLAKRWKDSDRDDFLDDFGSENEDDLRVRKLKSPPAQQLGHEEEKGAPEAGPGLHNSQELDSGVGRTDESTRNEESSEHDLLGDEPLSTANTPGPLRKFGLQGDALQSRDFHFSMDSLLAEGAGLGGGDVPGLTDEEYERYRELLEIKCHLENGNPLGLPFPRAAASHGALDVNRNESVGHELAVLEEELRHLEFKCRNILRAQKMQQLRERCMKAWLLEEESLYDLAAGEPKKHELSDISELPEKSDKDSTSAYNTGESCRSTPLLAEPLPESPLRRVAAVAGNSNLNRTPSGAPGAAQPKAAAPPPVGSPAKFRSLSRDPDVGRRQHSAEERVRHGPKTGVALERVGPEGSPYLSRRHRGPGQEGEHYHSCLQLAAPRGLEDLGPGPLSVAAGPRVGGGAAAVGPEAPRMEWKVKVRSDGTRYVAKRPVRDRLLKARALKIREERSGMTTDDDAVSEMKMGRYWSKEERKQHLIRAREQRKRREFMMQSRLECLREQQNGDSKAELNIIALSHRKTMKKRNKKILDNWITIQEMLAHGTRSADGKRVYNPLLSVTTV is encoded by the exons GTGAACGGGAAGGAGCTCTCCAAGCTGTCTCAGGAGCAGACCCTGGAGGCCCTGCGTGCCTCCAAGGAGCCCCTGGTGATCCAGGTGCTGAGACGCAGTCCCCGCCTCCGGGGGGATGGCTCCTGCCACGACCTGCAGCTGGTGGACAGTGGCACTCAGACGGACATCACCTTCGAGCATATCATGGCACTGGGCAAGCTGCGCCCACCCACCCCGCCCATGGTCATCCTGGAGCCGTTCGTCCCATCTGAGCT CCCCCCCATCAGTCATGAGTATTATGACCCAGCGGAGTTCATGGAGGGCGGCCCGCAGGAGGCAGACCGGATGGATGAGCTGGAGTACGAG GAGGTAGAGCTGTATAAAAGCAGCCACCGGGACAAGCTGGGCCTGATGGTCTGCTACCGCACAGATGAGGAGGAGGACCTGGGCATCTATGTGGGAGAG GTGAATCCCAACAGCATCGCAGCCAAAGATGGCCGGATCCGTGAGGGAGACCGTATCATCCAG ATAAACGGCATGGATGTCCAGAACCGGGAGGAAGCGGTGGCCATCCTGAGTCAGGAGGAGAACACCAACATCTCCTTGCTGGTGGCCCGGCCCGAGAGCCAG CTGGCAAAGCGCTGGAAGGACAGCGACCGGGATGACTTCCTGGATGACTTTGGCTCTGAGAATGAGGATGACCTGCGGGTGAGGAAGCTGAAATCCCCCCCGGCCCAGCAG CTTGGACACGAAGAGGAAAAAGGGGCCCCCGAGGCGGGCCCAGGCCTGCACAACAGCCAGGAGCTGGACAGTGGGGTGGGCCGGACAGACGAGAGCACCCGCAACGAGGAGAGCTCCGAGCACGACCTGCTGGGGGACGAGCCCCTGAGCACTGCCAACACGCCTGGGCCCTTGCGCAAGTTCGGCCTGCAAGGGGACGCCCTACAGAGCCGTGACTTCCACTTCAGCATGGACTCCCTGCTGGCTGAGGGCGCGGGGCTGGGCGGCGGTGATGTGCCGGGCCTCACGGACGAGGAGTATGAGCGCTACCGTGAGCTGCTGGAGATCAAGTGTCAcctggagaatggcaacccactgggcTTGCCCTTCCCCCGGGCTGCGGCCAGCCACGGCGCCCTGGATGTCAATCGCAATGAGAGTGTGGGCCATGAGCTGGCCGTGCTGGAGGAGGAGCTGCGGCACCTGGAGTTCAAGTGCCGCAACATCCTGCGGGCACAGAAGATGCAGCAGCTGCGGGAGCGCTGCATGAAGGCCTGGCTGCTGGAGGAGGAGAGCCTGTACGACCTGGCGGCCGGCGAGCCCAAGAAGCACGAGCTGTCTGACATTTCCGAGCTGCCCGAGAAGTCAGACAAGGACAGCACCAGCGCCTACAACACAGGCGAGAGCTGCCGCAGCACCCCACTGCTGGCCGAGCCCCTGCCTGAGAGCCCCCTGCGGCGGGTGGCAGCAGTGGCGGGCAACTCCAACCTCAACCGGACCCCCTCGGGAGCCCCTGGCGCCGCCCAGCCCAAGGCTGCTGCCCCCCCTCCCGTGGGGAGCCCCGCCAAGTTCCGATCCCTCTCCCGGGATCCCGATGTGGGCCGGAGACAGCACTCGGCTGAAGAGCGGGTCCGCCATGGACCCAAGACAGGGGTGGCCCTGGAGCGCGTGGGCCCCGAAGGCAGCCCCTACCTGTCGCGGCGCCACCGCGGCCCAGGCCAGGAGGGCGAGCACTATCACAGCTGCCTGCAGCTGGCCGCCCCACGCGGCCTCGAAGACCTGGGCCCCGGCCCCTTGAGTGTGGCCGCTGGCCCCCGGGTGGGTGGAGGGGCCGCGGCTGTGGGCCCTGAAGCACCCCGCATGGAGTGGAAGGTCAAAGTGCGCAGCGATGGGACCCGCTACGTGGCCAAGCGACCCGTGCGTGACCGCCTCCTGAAAGCCCGGGCCCTGAAGATCCGCGAGGAGCGCAGTGGCATGACCACCGATGATGATGCGGTGAGCGAGATGAAGATGGGCCGCTACTGGAGCAAGGAAGAGCGGAAGCAGCACCTGATCCGGGCCCGGGAGCAGCGGAAGCGGCGCGAGTTCATGATGCAGAGCCGGCTGGAGTGCCTTCGGGAGCAGCAGAACGGAGACAGCAAGGCTGAGCTCAACATCATTGCCCTGAGCCACCGCAAGACCATGAAGAAGCGAAACAAGAAGATCCTGGACAACTGGATCACCATCCAGGAGATGCTGGCCCACGGCACACGTTCGGCCGACGGCAAGCGGGTCTACAACCCTCTGCTCTCGGTCACCACCGTGTGA